The sequence CGATGCCGGAGGTCACCGGAAGCGCCACCACATCGAGGCGGCTCACCATGATTTCCCGCACGGACGTTTCCCCGAACTCCACGATCGAGTAAATGAGTTCTTTTTCCTCTTCTTCAAGGGTGCCGTGCGCCTCTCCCACATCGGCGAGCGTTTTCAGATCCTCCGGAGAGATGCGCGTTCCTTCGGTTTCAAGGCGCTCCCGCATGAATCGTGTGGAGCGGGCCAGGAAGCCGGACAGGGGATACAGGATGCGATGCAGTGCCGCCAGCGGTCCGGAAACCGCCCGGCTGAAGGCCCCGGCATGGCGAACCGCGAGCAATTTCGGCGTGATTTCGCTCATGACGAGGATGATGAAGGTCAGCACCACGACTTCCAGAACGACCGTGACGGCGTAACTCCAGCCCATTGCCGTTGCGATCCTGGCGGTCAACAGGGCGGCTACGATGGCGGCGGCCACGTTCGCTCCCGTGTTCAGGATCAGAATCGTGATGAGCAGCCGCCGGGGGCGTTCAAGAAGTTTCAGCACCCGCCTCGATGCGCGGTCGCCCGCTTCCGCAAGCGATGCTTTCGCCGAGCCGGTGAGCGAAAAAAGCGCTACCTCCGAGCCGGAGAAGATCGCTGACATCAGGAGGAGTACAAGCAGCGCGATTATGCAGGCGGCCACGAATGTCCCGCTCAGCAATACAGGCGCGTTCTGCAGGAGAATGAATAACGAAGCAGTGTCAGGGTCCAACGGAGGGGCGGCAAGTTCCTGATGACAGATGGAAAAGTAGGGATTTGCGCATACATTCGCGCAGGAATAACGGGTGCGGAGGCGTGAGGCAGGTCATGCGGGAGCAAGCGGGGGCGGTCGGTTATTCGTACAGGTCGTCGAGATCGGCGTCCGCCAGTTCCTTCAGGAACGCCGCGATTTTCGTGGTCACATCGTCAAAGAATCGAGCGCCCTTGTCCGGAGTGGCCCGCGAAGGGTCTCCAACCCCGGTACTGTCGGTTACCTTCGACCACTGTCGTTCGGCCCAGACCCATTTTTCCCGTAACCCCTCGATGTTGAACCGCCGCTCTGCACCGTCGCCGGCTTCTTCGAGCGGAAGCACCAGTTCAGGGCAAAGGTACATTATAAGGCTTGTTTCCATTTCACCGGCATGATCCACCGGCATTTCGAAATACTCCGCAAGGTTCATAATCCGGAACCAGTGCATTTCACACAGAAACATCTCTGGATGCGCGGCGCCGATTTCCCGGAGCATTTGTCGAAAATCGTTGCCTCCGTGGCCGTTGAGTATAAGCAGTTTCCGGATTTCGGTGCGCGATACCGCATCGACAACATCCCCGAGAATGGCGGCCTGCGTACTCGGGTAGAGGTTCATATCGAGCTTTATGTCCAGTTGCCCGGTATTGACGCCGAAAGGAATCGTGGGCAGGACAATGATGTTGGCGCCGGTTTCCCATGCCTTGCGCGCTGCCTCGGCGGCGATATGATCGCATTCGACCACATCGGTGGAGTAGGGCAGGTGATAATTGTGCGCTTCCGTTGCGCCCCAGGGCAGGACCGCCACATCGTATGTGGTTTGCCGAACGGACTTCCAGTTTGTTTCGGCAAGGATGTACGGGCGAATGGACATAAGGGCAAGGCGGTTCGTCGGAGAAGAATATAAGCGTCTTTGGATAACGCTTTTCACTGCCCGCTATGCCGTTGGCCGGGATCGTACACGGGTTTCCCCATGGGGCGCGTGCGGAGCGTGCCGTCGTGCAGCGCCTGAACCCGCTCGCGGGCGATCGCCACGTATTCGGGCACGATGTCGCAACCGTATGCTTTTCTGCCGTGCATCAGGGCTGCGATGATCGACGATCCAACGCCCATATACGGATCGAAAACCGCATCGCCCGGATCGGTCATGGACAGTACGAGCCGCTCCACCAGTTCAACGGGAAACTGGCAGGGGTGGATCGTTTTTTCCACGTGATTGCTCTTGACGTTGGGGAATAGCCACACATCGCTGGGATTTTTACCATTCGGGTTGCCCGAAAGCCGCCCGATGTTCGGTCCCTTGAAATGCCGCTTGTTCGGATATTTGGCCGGAATGCGTACCGGGTCCAGGTGAAACGTATAATCGTTGCTCCGGGTCCACCAGTTGATCGTTTCGTAGCGCCCGGAGAACCGCTTCGAGCAATGCAGGCCATGCCCGAAGTGCCACACGATGCGGTTCCGCATCTTCAGATCATGCTTGCGGAAGAGGGGGTACAGCACGGTATCGAGCGGGATAATTTCTCCCTGCTCCACATAGTTTCCGACCTGCCAGCACAGGGAGCCCGAGGGGTGCAGGAGCCGCACGCACTCGGAAATGACGCGATCCTGCCGGTGCAGGTACTCTTTCAGGGGCGCCCGTTTTTCGTAGGATTTTCCGAGATTGTAGGGAGGGGACGTGACGATCAGTTTCATCTGCTCGTCGTCGAGTTCCCGCATGAATGCAAGGTTATCCTTGCATTCCATGACCGGTGTGTCCTGCCCGTTCACCCGCATCCGCACGTTTCGTATCAGGTGGACGTTTCTCCGCGCAGCCACGGAACCAGCGCCTTGTTCGGGTCGGCGATCTCCTCCATGGAAGTGTACCACCAGCGTTCCCATCCCCGGGCCGGAAGCCCTGCGAAGAGCATCAGGTTGAGCGGATAGGTTTCGCTGTCCGTACAGCGCCGGAAGTCGTCCCGGAACAGAAACGTCGGTTTGCCCCAGGCAATGGCCAGACCCAATTCCACCATGACGCCTTCATCCGGGGGGCATCCGTTTACCACAGCGAATATCCCGTCGGCTTCGCGCACGTCCCGCACATCGGCCTGTCCTACCTCGTAGGCCCAGCCTTCCTTGCTGAAGTCGATCTGATTGTTGCGTTCGAAGGGCTCCCACACTTCCGCACCGGCTTCGTTCAGCGCGGCCGCGAGATCAGCCAGCGGTCCGGCCTTTTGCTGCGCCGAGAATCCGTAGGGGTTGGCGAGATACAGCGTCTTGCGGGCGCGTTCCGGCATGGATCAGAACGGGAGATCGTCGTCCGGTTCGAACCCTGCCGTATCCTCGACGGGGGCTTTGCTTGCGGCCGCCGCATTCCGGGATCGATTCGCTCCCCCTCCGGAAAAACCGCCTCCCGACCCGTTCTCGCCCCGCGAGTCGAGCATCATCATTTCGCGGGCGCGGACTTCCGTCGTATAGCGTGTGTTACCGTCACGGTCTTCCCAGGAGCGCGTCTGCAATTGCCCCTCGAAATACACTTTGGATCCTTTTCGCAGGTATTCGCCGCAGATTTCCGCAAGACGGGCCCAGGCTACGATGTTGTGCCATTCGGTCCGCTCGACCATTTCGCCGTTTGCGTCCTTGTAGCGCTCGGTGGTTGCCAGCCGCATGTTGCATACCGGCGTCCCGTTTCCGGTGTAGCGCATTTCCGGGTCCTGCCCCAGATTTCCAATCAGAATGACTTTGTTGATGGCATATGCCATAAGACTACCTCTGTATGTATAGTGAGTACGATGCCGGCGACGACACAGTGGTTGCAGGCTCGTGCTTATAGACCCGCGCTGTCCTTAAACATAACCCCCGAAACGAATTTTATAAGGATACTCTGCTCGGGCAAGGGCATCCCGAACCTCTACGTTACGCACAAGGTCGGAGATCATGGCGATTAGTTACGCACATTTTTTGGACACGTAGCGTTTCAGGCTGTGGATAAAAGCCTTGGCCCTCCGCGCCCGGTGTACATTTTGTGAAAAACCGGGTAATTGTCCACATCGTGTACGCCTGTCCCCAGCCCGCCCAAGGGTGCGTTCTGTCCGCGGCGCACCGAATCCGCTGATTTTAACGATGCAATCATGACGTCATTTACGCACGAACGCGGAGCGCTGAGGGAAGGGGTCTTGATCAGAGTATCCTGTAGCATCTGCATCCTTTGCACACGCCGATCCGTATAATCGGGAGTATCCTTGTCCCGGTAATAATATATGTACAAAGAACATATGCCCTCGGTTCCCGCGAAAAAAGTCTCCACGAAAAAAAACGCATACGACCACATCGTTGACCCTGCGTTTACGCCGGACGAGGAAGAGCAGGCGGCGTATGCCACATTTTCCGCGATTGTCCGGCAACTGCGGCGGGATTGCCCCTGGGATCGGGAGCAGACCCATGAATCCGTAAAGCACCTGCTGATCGAGGAGGC comes from Bacteroidetes bacterium SB0662_bin_6 and encodes:
- a CDS encoding creatininase family protein, which codes for MSIRPYILAETNWKSVRQTTYDVAVLPWGATEAHNYHLPYSTDVVECDHIAAEAARKAWETGANIIVLPTIPFGVNTGQLDIKLDMNLYPSTQAAILGDVVDAVSRTEIRKLLILNGHGGNDFRQMLREIGAAHPEMFLCEMHWFRIMNLAEYFEMPVDHAGEMETSLIMYLCPELVLPLEEAGDGAERRFNIEGLREKWVWAERQWSKVTDSTGVGDPSRATPDKGARFFDDVTTKIAAFLKELADADLDDLYE
- a CDS encoding site-specific DNA-methyltransferase, whose protein sequence is MRVNGQDTPVMECKDNLAFMRELDDEQMKLIVTSPPYNLGKSYEKRAPLKEYLHRQDRVISECVRLLHPSGSLCWQVGNYVEQGEIIPLDTVLYPLFRKHDLKMRNRIVWHFGHGLHCSKRFSGRYETINWWTRSNDYTFHLDPVRIPAKYPNKRHFKGPNIGRLSGNPNGKNPSDVWLFPNVKSNHVEKTIHPCQFPVELVERLVLSMTDPGDAVFDPYMGVGSSIIAALMHGRKAYGCDIVPEYVAIARERVQALHDGTLRTRPMGKPVYDPGQRHSGQ
- a CDS encoding nucleoside 2-deoxyribosyltransferase — encoded protein: MPERARKTLYLANPYGFSAQQKAGPLADLAAALNEAGAEVWEPFERNNQIDFSKEGWAYEVGQADVRDVREADGIFAVVNGCPPDEGVMVELGLAIAWGKPTFLFRDDFRRCTDSETYPLNLMLFAGLPARGWERWWYTSMEEIADPNKALVPWLRGETST
- a CDS encoding single-stranded DNA-binding protein, yielding MAYAINKVILIGNLGQDPEMRYTGNGTPVCNMRLATTERYKDANGEMVERTEWHNIVAWARLAEICGEYLRKGSKVYFEGQLQTRSWEDRDGNTRYTTEVRAREMMMLDSRGENGSGGGFSGGGANRSRNAAAASKAPVEDTAGFEPDDDLPF